The window GGTGTTCTAATCAAGAGATCAAGACCGTTATTATCTTAAGCCCTAAAGTTAAATCTAATAAGATCACCCATATTTCATTAAGACATCAAATTAGATGGGCTAtggcaaaaaggaaaaaaagatgacCATGCTTTAGGACACAGTAATCAAATATCCTTCTTGCAAGTCTCACTGATATAAGATTTTGAACCTAACAATACACTACCAGTCCTGATTCCAAAATAGTAATGAGGTGAATAAATGCTGAATGTAAATGGTAGGTGAAACCAAGATATTACAGTCAGTACCTTGGTCTTGGAGAACAGCAGCATGCAATGCATTTTGTCCATCTGGTCCATAGTATGAAATAACCCCGCCACTCAAGTCGTAGAGTGTTTTCGCCATGACTTTCTTTTGTAGTAAGATGGCTAGATATAACGGTGACATGCCATCTTTTGGAAAACTGGCCAATTGTGAGTCCTCGTTCATGAGCAACTTAACTATATCATCTTGCCCAAAATATACAGACTTAACAGCCTCGTGTAAGGCTGTCTCATTACTCTTGTTTTCTGTTCTTAGCAGTGCTTTCACCCTACTGGCATTGACAATCTTGCTTCTAGCAAGATGAATGAAAAGAGACACCATCTCAATGTTCGACGCCCTTGCAGCACAATGCAGGGGTGTATCTCCCCTGTTGTTTTGCACGAAAAGGAGGCTTTGTGCCTTGCTATAGATGAGGCGAGCTTTGTTTAAGAAATCCTCACCACGACCATGGCTGTTGGCGACCACATGAAGAAGAGTGTCACCTCCAGTAGTGACCGCGTATGGCAGTGACTCTCTGAGAAGTGCTTCTACGTCACCGGAAGCAGAAGGCGGATGCACCGCCGGGCTTCCGATGGCCCCGTTGCTGGAGGCGGCTGCTTGCGGGTTCAGGAGTGATTCCAGTTCCTGAAAAGAACCAGAGCAGGCCGCTGCCAGCAGTCGGGCACCCATCTTGGCCTCCGTGGTCACCGGCAGTGGAGATGCATTTGCCACAAAGGGTGAGCTCGGAGCTGCCTCCTCGGTGCTCGATACCATTGAACACCAACAAAAAAACGAGGTGGAATGGGAGTGGGAGAGGATCAACTGGGGCTGGTCTGGACTACAATGTACGCATGTAGCGGAGAAGAGGAGTGTGCGTCCAAGCTGTGCCTGGCGATGTCTATAAGTAAACAAGAAATGCATGTAGAGGAGCAAGCAAGGACTGCAGAGGGGTTGGTGAGCTGAGCAGGAGACGACCTCGGCAACTTGGGGTCAAGGCCGTGTTATCACCAATAATATAGTCCTTCTCCCTCCTACTTTACATAAAGCTGTCACAAGCACCACTGCATACTTTAGAGTTAGTACAACTAACCGGCTGTCTCCAATAAGATAATccttctcctctcctcctttaAGAACCCTTCACATAACTTTAGCACCATCCCATGCTTTCATTAACATATTTAGATTTACATCTGACAAGGTCATTTGTTAAAGGAAATAAACTGACAAGGAATCTCAGGAGTTCAAACACCTTGCAGTACTAGGACTTTTTTTCTGAGGGGTTTGCAGTAGTAGGACTTGGAGCTTGGTATATACCGCTGCCAACTTTCatgcagatatactccctccgttcagaattacttgtcacaaaaattggatgtatctacaactaaaatacatatagatacattcatttcttcgacgagtaattccgaacgaagggagtagctcATGCATATTTTCCAAATATGTTAACTTCTACTATACCTAATATTTACGATATCAAATTATAATTTATGATATATCTAATAATATTTGTTCCGTGCTGTACATATTGATATTTTTTATATGCTTTTTAAAATTTTACAAATTTTAACTTGGGACAAACTAATATGCCCTTTTTTGACAAAAAACAGCTAGCCCATTCCAAATATGCCCCATTTTATCAACGTGGATTGCAGCCTCTTatttccacccctaaccctagggtTGAGGACAAACTCTCTCCTCTAGGATTGACCAATGAGCCCATGGATTCCCCTCCACTCAGGCAGACATTGGCGGGGAGGGAATCCCAGTGCGTAcactccggttaatagtttaggtTAGGATTTTTAGTCCTTGCAGGCGTGGCGCTCGAGCGAATGGCGGTGCTTTTTCTTCGGGTTTGTCTTTCAGGTTCGGATCCTCCTTGAGTTTGTCCGTCTGGATGTAGTCAATGGAGCTCCGTTGTAGGTTGCTTCCGTCTCCTTGGGTAAGTGAGTTTATGGTTTTTCGTCATGTGGCGAGATTTTATGTCTAGTGTTTCAGATCTATGCAAGGGTTTGACGACATCGACTGCGCCTCCAAGACGCTGGTCCTCAGGGGCATGTGCACGAAGACTTCTCTACTGTTATTGAGAAGGTCAAACCAGCTTTGGAAGGGGAGTGGCGACTGCGACGCATCCACGGCTCATTCTGACGGCACTAGTGATCGTTCGATGGTCTCGGAATCTCGATATACTTTTTATTTTATTTGAGATCTTGTACTTCTGATGAACTTCTATAATAGCTCTAATTATTTCCACACAAAAATAATGTGCCACCTTTTTATATTTACAATGTTAATTTATAATTTATGATAAACCTAATGATACTGATCTCAATTCATTAAGAGAAAAGCTAGACGACAGACTTACTGTGAAGGCTAGTGATATTTACATGCGTAGTTGGTTACTCTCCGATTAAGGGGACGAGCCGTTACGCCTCGAATGCCAACTAGACCGGCTTTGTTCCAGGCGTGCAATTCCTTTGAGGTATTAGCTATGACCACTGAGGCAGGGTTGCATCGGTTCTGGAAAATTCTAGCATTCATTTCTTGCCACAAACTAGTATGCCCCAACTGAAGCTGTTAGGGCTGGCAGAAATATGTCAGACTCAAATCTCTGTCAAACATGTAAAGGAGCTGAAGATTCTTGGCGCACGCTCTTATTGATTGTACTATGTCCAAGTGTGTTTGGAGTCTGATTGATGAGGAAATTGTAGAGCATCTGATTGCATGCAATTCTTCTGATGCACGACTCTGGATGGGGGATTTGATGGAGTCTATGCAAGCTGCAGATTTTATCAAAGTGCTTATCACCTTGTGGGCGATCTGGTGGGCCCGTCAAAAGGCTATACAGGAGAGCGAGTTCCAATCACCTTTGAGCACTTTCATATTCATTAAAAATTTAATGGTAGACTTGGCCTTGATTCCGGGGCCATCGACGTGTGGGTGGCTCCACTTCGAGCATAGCACGTGGACAGATAAACAGGAGTTGTATTCCACCATCGCAAGGCAATGTGAAGATTAATGTGGATGCTGCTATCTCTACGAACAATGATAGAGGCTCGTTTGCAGCAATCTGTCGTGATGAACAGGGCATGTACTTGGGTTCCTCTGCAGTTGTTGTTCAAGGCCTTGTTCATGCTGAGATTCTTGAAGCGGTGGCCTTTAATGAAGCATTGGCTCTTGCTGCTGATCTGTATCAGAGGAAGGTTCACATAGGAACTGATTGCATGGCGACCATCATCTGAAGGAGAATTATATGGGCTCCAGCAGCACCATCATCAACTTATATAGCTGAAGATGAGAGGGCTGGAGGACGTACGTGTGGAGCACGAAAAGCAGGAGCACAACAGCGAGGCCCATAACCTCGCAAAAGCTTCATGTTCTCTTGATTTGGGATGCCATTTGTGGCTGACGGAAACCCCTCAGTTTATGTATGTACCTCGTATGATTGCAGTTGATTAAAGTTCAGttttatccctcaaaaaaaaaaaaaactagcatGCCCCATATTTTGAAACTCGGGGAGTAGCTTATGGGTGACATCCGAAGCATGTTTCTTTTTTTTACATTTTCATTTTTCTACGCATGTCCAGTACTATAGCTCCTTGGGTATTCGAGACGCATTCCTACTTTAACATATCTCTCTTTAGTTTTTCTGGGTTGTCTAGTTTATGGTTGGTTGCTCTTTGGATGACATTCCAGGCAAGTTCCCAATTTAACATCTTTATTGTTTTCTTTGGGCATGTCCAGTACTATACTCCCTTGAGTGACATACTATGCAAGTTCGTACTTACACTCGTTTTTTTTTCTTGGACCTGTCAAGTAGCTCCTTCGATGGCATTCGATGCAAGTTCGTAATTTAACATTTGAGACCTTTTACAGTACATCAAGTAAATTTGGGGCGTTTATTTATGTGATTCAACGGCCCAGATGAGACAATACTGCACTAGATTTCAGGTAGGATATCAAGGCCACAGGGGCATTTTGGGTAGCTCAGGCTTATCAATCCTGGAGCAAGGTACACCATGGCTTTCCACCCGGAGAAAGCGGGCGTGAACCACGACCTCCTCGCAGTGACGAGCACCAGGCGCACCGCTGCCCGACGGAGGAGTACGATCCCATTGTGAAGTCACCCTCCGCTGTCCAACATTGGCCGCAAACATAACAACCTCGTGTATCGTACGCAATCCACCGGACATCAGGTCATGTTGTGCGCCAACAACGATGAATCCCCTCGAGCGACAGACCAATCATGTGACAGCCCTTACGTAGTACTAAGAATACGTTCTAgtgtttccaaacatagttcagagAATATCAAACTTGCAGTACGTATGCAGGGAAAGAACCATAGCAATCGAGACGAGCCTTTGGCGATTCAGCGACACAGCTTCATTATATGACAGTCAGTTTTGGCGATTTGCCgatgataatggaggaattgtagaGCTGCTAATTCACACGGGGATGATTCATGGAGACCAGGGCACCAACGGTTTTGGGTTCGAGGCAATGAATTGGGTGCAGGGTGCTTGTCCCTGCGCACGAAGGCGGGAGGCGTGGACATGCAGGCTgctggccggcggcggtgaggaaGCATCGGCATGGCGGAGGACGGCGTGCGCTGGCTATTATTAGGATTAAAACATGGAAAGAACAGATCTATCTCAATAAGAAATTACCAATCTGTCCTTAAGCCAAAATCTGAGTCAAGCCGTTTTAACCGTTGGATCAACTAAATTCTACCTGTTATATTAGGTAGTATGATGCACCGTAAAAAATATCTAACATTTCTATTATTTTTCTGGGCCTTTCTAGTACTATAGCTCCTTGGATGAAATTCGATGCAAGTTCCCTATTTAACATATTTATTATGTTTCTGGGCCTTTCTAGTACTACTCCCTGAGTGACATTCCATGCAAGTTCCTGCTTTaacatttttcctttttttattctatttcGGCCTGTTCAGTATTGTAGCTACTTGTGTAACAGCTAGTTCACGCAGATTCAAAAGGAGATTCCTAAGTGGGAAAAGGCATCTCTAATAACGTGTGTCTCAACAGTGTCCATGTGCATCTCAACAGGGTCCATGTTCAGTATGACACT is drawn from Triticum dicoccoides isolate Atlit2015 ecotype Zavitan chromosome 6B, WEW_v2.0, whole genome shotgun sequence and contains these coding sequences:
- the LOC119321625 gene encoding ankyrin repeat-containing protein At5g02620-like is translated as MVSSTEEAAPSSPFVANASPLPVTTEAKMGARLLAAACSGSFQELESLLNPQAAASSNGAIGSPAVHPPSASGDVEALLRESLPYAVTTGGDTLLHVVANSHGRGEDFLNKARLIYSKAQSLLFVQNNRGDTPLHCAARASNIEMVSLFIHLARSKIVNASRVKALLRTENKSNETALHEAVKSVYFGQDDIVKLLMNEDSQLASFPKDGMSPLYLAILLQKKVMAKTLYDLSGGVISYYGPDGQNALHAAVLQDQVDEMKLWTAYSACNNQSLTWILNMQDNDGNTALHLAVRNGGLLMFCCLFWNIKVHLNLRNEKGQTPLDIARDNIPKGLYYIQNSEVKILHALKIVRAKGGIFSVDYLVENNIEQASKRKKHRLDQVKEGTQALCIGSVLIATVTFGATFAMPGGYRDGDHTNAGTPTLAGTNGKAFGLPVCRHLPHIFLLEALRLHVLCLLQLKSGICTGALSTRWCFLSGRVFYSGLRLGNDNPIAA